In Streptococcus sp. SN-1, a single genomic region encodes these proteins:
- the pfkA gene encoding 6-phosphofructokinase, producing MKRIAVLTSGGDAPGMNAAIRAVVRQAISEGMEVFGIYDGYAGMVAGEIHPLDAASVGDIISRGGTFLHSARYPEFAQLEGQLKGIEQLKKHGIEGVVVIGGDGSYHGAMRLTEHGFPAIGLPGTIDNDIVGTDFTIGFDTAVTTAMDAIDKIRDTSSSHRRTFVIEVMGRNAGDIALWAGIATGADEIIIPEEGFKIEDIVESIKCGYECGKKHNIIVLAEGVMSAAEFGKKLKEAGDTSDLRVTELGHIQRGGSPTARDRVLASRMGAHAVKLLKEGIGGVAVGIRNEKMVENPILGTAEEGALFSLTAEGKIVVNNPHKADIELSSLNKSLS from the coding sequence ATGAAACGTATTGCTGTTTTGACTAGTGGTGGAGACGCCCCTGGTATGAATGCTGCTATCCGTGCAGTTGTTCGTCAAGCAATTTCAGAAGGAATGGAAGTGTTTGGTATTTATGACGGATATGCTGGTATGGTTGCCGGTGAAATTCATCCCCTAGATGCAGCTTCAGTAGGAGACATCATTTCTCGTGGTGGTACTTTCCTTCACTCAGCTCGTTACCCAGAATTCGCTCAACTTGAAGGGCAACTTAAAGGGATTGAGCAATTGAAAAAACACGGAATTGAAGGTGTAGTTGTTATCGGTGGTGACGGATCTTACCACGGCGCTATGCGTTTGACTGAACATGGCTTCCCAGCTATCGGTCTTCCAGGTACAATCGATAACGATATCGTTGGTACTGACTTTACAATCGGTTTTGACACAGCGGTTACAACTGCTATGGATGCTATCGATAAGATTCGTGATACATCATCAAGTCACCGTCGTACTTTTGTTATTGAAGTTATGGGACGTAACGCTGGTGATATCGCTCTTTGGGCTGGTATTGCAACTGGTGCTGATGAAATCATCATTCCTGAAGAAGGATTCAAGATTGAAGATATCGTAGAAAGCATTAAATGTGGTTATGAGTGTGGTAAAAAACACAATATCATCGTCTTGGCAGAAGGTGTGATGTCAGCAGCTGAATTTGGTAAAAAACTAAAAGAAGCTGGGGATACAAGCGACCTTCGTGTGACAGAACTTGGACATATTCAACGTGGTGGTTCTCCAACTGCGCGTGACCGTGTATTGGCGTCACGTATGGGTGCGCATGCTGTTAAACTTCTTAAAGAAGGCATCGGTGGTGTTGCGGTTGGTATCCGTAACGAAAAAATGGTTGAAAATCCAATTCTTGGTACTGCAGAAGAAGGAGCATTGTTTAGCCTTACTGCAGAAGGTAAGATTGTGGTTAACAACCCACACAAAGCCGACATTGAGCTATCTAGCTTGAATAAGAGCTTGTCATAA
- the gyrA gene encoding DNA gyrase subunit A codes for MQDKNLVNVNLTKEMKTSFIDYAMSVIVARALPDVRDGLKPVHRRILYGMNELGVTPDKPHKKSARITGDVMGKYHPHGDSSIYEAMVRMAQWWSYRYMLVDGHGNFGSMDGDGAAAQRYTEARMSKIALEMLRDINKNTVDFVDNYDANEREPLVLPARFPNLLVNGATGIAVGMATNIPPHNLGETIDAVKLVMDNPEVTTKDLMEVLPGPDFPTGALVMGKSGIHKAYETGKGSIVLRSRTEIEETKTGRERIVVTEFPYMVNKTKVHEHIVRLVQEKRIEGITAVRDESNREGVRFVIEVKRDASANVILNNLFKMTQMQTNFGFNMLAIQNGVPKILSLRQILDAYIEHQKEVVVRRTRFDKEKAEARAHILEGLLIALDHIDEVIRIIRASETDAEAQAELMSKFKLSERQSQAILDMRLRRLTGLERDKIQSEYDDLLALIADLADILAKPERVSQIIKDELDEVKRKFGDQRRTELMVGEVLSLEDEDLIEEADVLITLSNKGYIKRLDQAEFTAQKRGGRGVQGTGVKDDDFVRELVSTSTHDHLLFFTNKGRVYRLKGYEIPEYGRTAKGLPIVNLLKLDEGESIQTIINVESERSDDAYLFFTTRHGIVKRTSVKEFANIRQNGLKALNLKDEDELINVLLTEEDTDIIIGTKFGYSIRFNQSAVRGMSRIATGVKGVNLRDGDTVVGASVITDQDEVLIITEKGYGKRTVATEYPTKGRGGKGMKTANVAEKNGPLSGLLTVKGDEDLMIITDTGVMIRTNVANISQTGRSTMGVKVMRLDQDAKIVTFTTVAAAEKEEVGTENETEGEA; via the coding sequence ATGCAGGATAAAAATTTAGTGAATGTCAATCTGACAAAGGAGATGAAGACGAGCTTTATTGATTACGCAATGAGTGTTATCGTAGCGCGGGCTCTTCCTGATGTTCGAGATGGCTTGAAACCGGTTCACCGTCGGATTCTCTACGGAATGAATGAATTGGGTGTTACTCCAGACAAACCCCATAAAAAATCTGCTCGTATTACAGGGGATGTCATGGGTAAATATCACCCACACGGAGATTCCTCTATCTATGAAGCCATGGTCCGTATGGCTCAATGGTGGAGCTACCGTTACATGCTTGTCGATGGGCATGGGAACTTTGGTTCCATGGATGGTGATGGTGCTGCCGCCCAACGTTACACTGAGGCACGTATGAGCAAGATTGCTCTAGAGATGCTTCGTGATATCAATAAAAATACAGTTGATTTCGTTGATAACTACGATGCCAATGAACGTGAACCCTTGGTCTTGCCAGCTCGTTTTCCAAACCTTTTGGTCAATGGAGCAACTGGTATTGCCGTTGGGATGGCGACCAATATTCCCCCTCATAACTTGGGTGAAACGATTGATGCAGTGAAGTTGGTCATGGACAATCCTGAAGTGACTACCAAGGACTTGATGGAAGTCTTGCCTGGTCCAGATTTTCCGACAGGTGCCCTTGTTATGGGGAAATCAGGCATTCATAAGGCTTATGAAACGGGTAAAGGTTCTATTGTCCTACGTTCTCGTACCGAAATCGAAGAAACTAAGACTGGTCGTGAGCGCATTGTTGTAACAGAATTTCCTTATATGGTTAATAAAACCAAGGTGCACGAGCATATTGTTCGTTTGGTTCAGGAAAAACGCATTGAGGGCATCACAGCAGTACGTGATGAGTCAAACCGTGAAGGTGTTCGGTTCGTTATTGAAGTCAAGCGCGATGCCTCTGCCAATGTTATCCTCAACAATCTCTTCAAGATGACCCAGATGCAAACCAACTTTGGTTTCAATATGCTTGCTATCCAAAATGGTGTACCCAAGATTTTGTCCCTTCGTCAGATTTTGGATGCTTATATTGAGCACCAAAAAGAAGTGGTTGTTCGTCGGACACGTTTTGATAAGGAAAAAGCAGAAGCGCGTGCTCATATCTTAGAAGGTCTCTTGATTGCGCTAGACCATATCGACGAAGTGATTCGTATCATCCGTGCTAGTGAAACGGATGCGGAAGCACAAGCTGAGTTGATGAGCAAGTTTAAGCTTTCTGAACGTCAAAGTCAAGCCATTCTTGATATGCGTCTTCGCCGTTTGACAGGTTTGGAACGTGATAAGATTCAGTCAGAGTATGATGACTTATTGGCTCTGATTGCAGATTTAGCAGATATTCTTGCTAAGCCAGAACGTGTTTCTCAAATTATCAAGGATGAATTAGATGAAGTCAAGCGTAAGTTTGGAGACCAACGTCGTACGGAATTGATGGTCGGTGAAGTCTTGAGTCTTGAAGATGAGGATCTAATTGAAGAAGCTGATGTCTTGATCACTCTTTCTAACAAAGGATACATCAAACGTCTGGACCAAGCTGAGTTTACTGCTCAAAAACGTGGGGGGCGTGGTGTTCAAGGAACAGGTGTTAAGGATGACGATTTTGTTCGTGAGTTAGTGTCAACTAGTACCCATGATCACCTACTCTTCTTTACAAATAAAGGACGTGTCTATCGCCTTAAAGGATATGAAATTCCTGAATATGGCCGTACTGCTAAGGGATTGCCAATTGTCAATCTTTTGAAATTGGATGAAGGTGAAAGTATTCAGACCATCATCAATGTTGAGTCTGAACGTAGTGATGATGCTTACCTCTTCTTCACAACCCGTCATGGTATTGTGAAGAGAACCAGCGTTAAGGAATTTGCTAATATCCGTCAGAATGGACTTAAAGCACTTAACCTCAAGGATGAAGATGAGTTGATTAATGTCTTACTGACAGAAGAGGATACGGACATTATCATTGGTACCAAGTTTGGTTATTCAATTCGCTTTAATCAATCAGCCGTTCGTGGTATGAGTCGTATCGCCACTGGTGTGAAAGGTGTTAACCTTCGTGACGGAGACACAGTTGTTGGTGCTAGCGTAATTACTGATCAAGATGAGGTTCTTATCATTACTGAAAAAGGATATGGTAAGCGTACAGTCGCGACTGAATATCCAACAAAAGGTCGTGGTGGTAAAGGGATGAAGACGGCTAATGTGGCTGAAAAAAATGGTCCTCTATCAGGTCTCTTGACTGTGAAAGGTGATGAAGACTTGATGATTATCACTGATACAGGTGTCATGATTCGAACCAATGTTGCTAATATTTCACAAACAGGACGCTCAACTATGGGAGTTAAAGTAATGCGTCTGGATCAAGATGCTAAAATTGTGACCTTTACTACGGTTGCAGCGGCAGAAAAAGAAGAAGTTGGGACAGAAAACGAAACAGAAGGTGAAGCATAA
- a CDS encoding L-lactate dehydrogenase, with product MTSTKQHKKVILVGDGAVGSSYAFALVNQGIAQELGIIEIPQLHEKAVGDALDLSHALAFTSPKKIYAAQYSDCADADLVVITAGAPQKPGETRLDLVGKNLAINKSIVTQVVESGFKGIFLVAANPVDVLTYSTWKFSGFPKERVIGSGTSLDSARFRQALAEKLDVDARSVHAYIMGEHGDSEFAVWSHANIAGVNLEEFLKDTQNVQEAELIELFEGVRDAAYTIINKKGATYYGIAVALARITKAILDDENAVLPLSVFQEGQYGVENVFIGQPAVVGAHGIVRPVNIPLNDAETQKMQASAKELQAIIDEAWKNPEFQAASKN from the coding sequence ATGACTTCAACTAAACAACACAAAAAAGTTATCCTTGTCGGTGATGGTGCTGTAGGTTCATCTTACGCTTTTGCACTTGTTAACCAAGGAATTGCACAAGAGCTTGGAATTATCGAAATTCCACAATTGCATGAAAAAGCTGTTGGTGACGCACTTGACCTTAGTCACGCACTTGCCTTCACTTCACCTAAAAAAATCTATGCAGCTCAATACTCTGACTGTGCAGACGCTGACCTTGTTGTGATTACTGCAGGTGCTCCTCAAAAACCAGGTGAAACTCGTCTTGACCTTGTAGGTAAAAACCTTGCTATCAACAAATCAATCGTAACTCAAGTTGTTGAATCAGGTTTCAAAGGTATCTTCCTTGTTGCTGCTAACCCAGTTGACGTTTTGACTTACTCAACTTGGAAATTCTCTGGTTTCCCTAAAGAACGCGTTATCGGTTCAGGTACTTCACTTGACTCAGCTCGTTTCCGTCAAGCACTTGCTGAAAAATTGGATGTTGATGCTCGTTCAGTTCACGCCTACATCATGGGTGAACACGGTGACTCTGAGTTCGCTGTTTGGTCACATGCTAACATCGCTGGTGTAAACCTTGAAGAATTCCTTAAAGACACTCAAAATGTTCAAGAAGCTGAATTGATTGAATTGTTCGAAGGTGTTCGTGATGCAGCCTACACAATCATCAACAAAAAAGGTGCAACATACTACGGTATCGCAGTAGCCCTTGCTCGTATCACTAAAGCAATCCTTGACGATGAAAACGCGGTACTTCCACTTTCAGTATTCCAAGAAGGTCAATACGGAGTTGAGAACGTCTTTATCGGTCAACCAGCTGTTGTTGGTGCACATGGTATCGTTCGTCCAGTAAATATCCCATTGAACGACGCAGAAACTCAAAAAATGCAAGCATCTGCTAAAGAATTGCAAGCTATCATTGACGAAGCATGGAAAAACCCAGAATTCCAAGCAGCTTCAAAAAACTAA
- a CDS encoding DNA polymerase III subunit alpha — translation MIAQLDTKTVYSFMESVISIEKYVRVAKEYGYTHLAIMDIDNLYGAFDFLEVTKKYGIHPLLGLEMTVFVDAQEVNLRFLALSSVGYQQLMKLSTAKMQGEKTWSVLSQYLEDIAVIVPYFEELESLNLGCDYYIGVYPETLASEFYCPILPLYRVNAFESRDREVLQILTAIKENLPLREVPLRSRQDVLISASSLEKLFQERFPQALDNLEKLISGISYDLDTSLKLPRFNPARPAVEELRERAELGLVQKGLTSKEYQDRLDQELAVIHDMGFDDYFLVVWDLLRFGRSNGYYMGMGRGSAVGSLVSYALDITGIDPVEKNLIFERFLNRERYTMPDIDIDIPDIYRPDFIRYVGNKYGSKHAAQIVTFSTFGAKQALRDVLKRFGVPEYELSAITKKISFRDNLKSAYEGNLQFRQQINSKLEYQKAFEIACKIEGYPRQTSVHAAGVVISDQDLTNYIPLKHGDEIPLTQYDAHGVEASGLLKMDFLGLRNLTFVQKMQELLAETEGIKIVINEIDLEDKETLALFASGNTKGIFQFEQPGAIRLLKRVQPVCFEDVVATTSLNRPGASDYINNFVARKHGQEEVTVLDPALEDILAPTYGIMLYQEQVMQVAQRFAGFSLGKADILRRAMGKKDASAMHEMRASFIQGSIEAGHTAERAEQVFDVMEKFAGYGFNRSHAYAYSALAFQLAYFKTHYPAIFYQVMLNSANSDYLTDALEAGFEVAPLSINTIPYHDKIANKSIYLGLKSIKGVSKDLALWIIENRPYSNIEDFIAKLPENYLKLPLLEPIVKVGLFDSFEKNRQKVFNNLVNLFEFVKELGSLFGDTIYSWQESEDWTEQEKFYMEQELLGIGVSKHPLQAIASKAIYPITPIGNLSENSYAIILVEVQKIKVIRTKKGENMAFLQVDDSKKKLDVTLFSDLYRQVGQEIKEGAFYYIKGKIQSRDGRLQMIAQEIREAVAERFWIQVKNHDSDQEISRILDQYKGPIPVIIRYEEEQKTIVSPHHFVAKSNELEAKLNEMVMKTIYR, via the coding sequence TTGATCGCACAACTAGATACAAAAACAGTCTATAGTTTTATGGAGAGCGTCATTTCGATCGAAAAGTATGTGAGAGTAGCTAAAGAATACGGCTACACTCATCTGGCTATAATGGATATTGATAATCTTTATGGTGCTTTTGACTTTCTAGAGGTTACAAAAAAATATGGCATTCATCCTTTATTAGGGCTTGAAATGACTGTATTTGTGGATGCTCAGGAAGTGAATTTGCGCTTTTTAGCTCTATCTAGTGTGGGCTATCAGCAGTTGATGAAGCTTTCAACAGCCAAGATGCAGGGGGAGAAAACTTGGTCAGTCCTGTCCCAGTACCTGGAGGATATCGCGGTCATTGTGCCTTATTTTGAAGAGCTTGAATCACTAAATCTAGGCTGTGATTACTATATAGGGGTTTACCCAGAAACACTGGCCAGCGAATTTTATTGTCCTATTTTGCCACTTTATCGGGTCAATGCCTTTGAAAGTAGGGATAGAGAAGTTCTTCAAATTTTAACAGCGATTAAAGAAAATCTACCGCTCAGAGAAGTTCCTTTGCGCTCACGACAAGATGTCCTTATATCAGCAAGTTCTTTAGAGAAACTATTCCAAGAACGTTTTCCTCAAGCCTTGGACAATTTAGAAAAGCTGATTTCAGGTATTTCTTACGATTTGGATACGAGTCTGAAACTGCCTCGTTTTAACCCAGCTAGACCAGCAGTAGAGGAGTTGAGAGAGCGTGCTGAACTGGGGCTTGTTCAGAAGGGATTGACTAGTAAAGAATATCAAGATCGACTAGACCAAGAATTGGCTGTTATTCATGATATGGGCTTTGATGATTATTTCTTGGTTGTTTGGGATTTGCTGCGTTTTGGACGTTCGAATGGCTATTATATGGGTATGGGACGGGGTTCTGCAGTTGGTAGCTTGGTTTCCTATGCCTTAGATATCACAGGGATTGACCCAGTAGAGAAAAATCTGATTTTTGAACGCTTTCTCAATCGTGAACGCTATACCATGCCTGATATTGATATTGATATTCCAGATATTTATCGTCCAGATTTTATCAGGTATGTTGGAAATAAATATGGCAGTAAACATGCTGCACAAATCGTTACTTTTTCTACCTTTGGAGCAAAGCAGGCCTTACGAGATGTTTTAAAACGTTTTGGTGTGCCAGAGTATGAATTATCTGCAATTACCAAGAAAATCAGTTTTCGTGATAATCTTAAGTCAGCCTATGAAGGGAACCTACAGTTTCGTCAGCAAATCAATAGTAAGTTAGAATACCAAAAAGCCTTTGAAATTGCCTGCAAGATTGAGGGTTATCCAAGACAAACCTCTGTCCATGCGGCTGGTGTTGTAATCAGTGACCAAGATTTGACCAACTACATCCCCCTAAAGCACGGTGATGAAATTCCACTGACTCAGTATGATGCTCATGGAGTTGAAGCTAGCGGGCTTTTGAAGATGGACTTTTTGGGACTGCGAAATTTGACCTTTGTCCAGAAGATGCAAGAATTACTTGCAGAAACAGAAGGTATTAAGATAGTTATCAACGAGATTGATTTGGAAGACAAAGAAACGCTAGCTCTTTTTGCTTCTGGCAATACAAAAGGTATCTTTCAATTTGAGCAACCTGGTGCCATTCGCTTGCTCAAACGTGTGCAACCAGTTTGTTTTGAAGATGTCGTAGCGACTACTTCCCTAAATCGACCAGGTGCTAGTGATTATATCAATAATTTTGTAGCTAGGAAACATGGGCAGGAAGAAGTGACTGTTCTAGATCCAGCTCTGGAGGATATTTTGGCTCCAACCTACGGAATTATGCTCTATCAGGAGCAGGTTATGCAGGTTGCCCAGCGATTTGCTGGATTTAGTCTTGGGAAAGCCGATATTTTGCGTCGAGCTATGGGGAAAAAGGATGCTTCTGCTATGCATGAGATGAGGGCTTCCTTTATTCAAGGCTCCATAGAAGCTGGTCATACTGCGGAAAGAGCAGAGCAGGTTTTTGATGTTATGGAGAAGTTTGCAGGCTATGGTTTTAACAGGTCACACGCCTATGCCTACTCAGCCTTGGCCTTCCAGTTGGCTTATTTCAAAACGCATTATCCAGCCATTTTTTATCAGGTCATGTTGAATTCTGCCAACAGTGATTACTTAACAGATGCCTTAGAAGCAGGCTTTGAAGTAGCGCCTCTCTCCATCAACACCATTCCCTATCACGATAAAATTGCTAACAAGTCCATCTATCTAGGTCTGAAATCGATTAAGGGAGTCAGCAAGGATTTGGCACTTTGGATTATTGAAAATAGACCTTATTCTAACATTGAAGATTTTATAGCTAAATTACCTGAAAATTATTTGAAACTTCCTTTGCTGGAACCCATAGTAAAAGTTGGTCTTTTCGATTCATTTGAAAAAAATCGTCAAAAAGTATTCAATAATTTAGTTAATCTATTTGAATTTGTAAAAGAGTTAGGAAGCTTGTTTGGGGATACAATTTATAGCTGGCAGGAATCGGAAGATTGGACGGAACAAGAAAAATTCTATATGGAACAAGAGCTTTTAGGGATAGGTGTCAGCAAACATCCCCTACAAGCTATTGCAAGTAAGGCTATTTATCCGATTACCCCAATTGGGAATTTGTCAGAAAATAGCTACGCTATTATTTTGGTTGAAGTTCAGAAAATAAAAGTAATTCGTACCAAAAAGGGCGAAAACATGGCTTTCTTACAGGTAGATGACAGTAAGAAAAAATTGGATGTCACTCTCTTTTCAGACTTATATCGTCAGGTTGGGCAGGAAATAAAAGAGGGAGCCTTCTATTATATAAAAGGAAAAATCCAGTCACGTGATGGCCGTCTGCAAATGATTGCACAAGAAATAAGAGAAGCAGTTGCTGAACGCTTTTGGATACAGGTAAAAAATCATGATTCGGATCAAGAAATTTCACGTATTTTAGACCAATATAAAGGCCCAATCCCAGTCATTATCAGGTATGAAGAGGAGCAGAAAACAATCGTTTCTCCCCATCATTTTGTAGCTAAATCCAATGAATTAGAAGCGAAATTGAATGAAATGGTTATGAAAACGATTTATCGCTAA
- the pyk gene encoding pyruvate kinase, which yields MNKRVKIVATLGPAVEIRGGKKFGEDGYWGEKLDVEASAKNIAKLIEAGANTFRFNFSHGDHQEQGERMATVKLAEKLAGKKVGFLLDTKGPEIRTELFEGEAKEYSYKTGEKIRVATKQGIKSTREVIALNVAGALDIYDDVEVGRQVLVDDGKLGLRVVAKDDATREFEVEVENDGIIAKQKGVNIPNTKIPFPALAERDNDDIRFGLEQGINFIAISFVRTAKDVNEVRAICEETGNGHVQLFAKIENQQGIDNLDEIIEAADGIMIARGDMGIEVPFEMVPVYQKMIITKVNAAGKVVITATNMLETMTEKPRATRSEVSDVFNAVIDGTDATMLSGESANGKYPLESVTTMATIDKNAQTLLNEYGRLNSDLFERNSKTEVMASAVKDATNSMDIKLVVTLTKTGHTARLISKYRPNADILALTFDELTERGLMLNWGVIPMLTDAPSSTDDMFEIAERKAVEAGLVESGDDIVIVAGVPVGEAVRTNTMRIRTVR from the coding sequence ATGAACAAACGTGTAAAAATCGTTGCAACTTTGGGTCCTGCGGTAGAAATCCGTGGTGGTAAAAAATTCGGTGAGGACGGATACTGGGGTGAAAAACTTGATGTTGAAGCTTCAGCTAAAAACATTGCTAAATTGATTGAAGCTGGTGCTAACACATTCCGTTTCAACTTCTCACACGGTGACCACCAAGAACAAGGTGAGCGTATGGCAACTGTTAAACTTGCTGAAAAACTTGCAGGTAAAAAAGTTGGTTTCCTTCTTGATACAAAAGGACCAGAAATCCGTACAGAATTGTTCGAAGGTGAAGCTAAAGAGTATTCATACAAAACTGGTGAGAAAATCCGTGTTGCAACTAAACAAGGAATCAAATCAACTCGTGAAGTGATTGCATTGAACGTTGCTGGTGCTCTTGATATCTATGATGATGTTGAAGTTGGTCGTCAAGTTTTGGTTGACGATGGTAAACTTGGTCTTCGTGTGGTTGCTAAAGATGATGCAACTCGTGAATTTGAAGTTGAAGTTGAAAACGATGGTATCATCGCTAAACAAAAAGGTGTGAACATTCCTAACACTAAAATTCCTTTCCCAGCTCTTGCTGAACGCGATAACGACGATATCCGCTTTGGTCTTGAACAAGGTATCAACTTCATCGCGATTTCATTCGTACGTACTGCAAAAGACGTAAACGAAGTTCGTGCAATCTGTGAAGAAACTGGAAACGGACATGTTCAATTGTTCGCTAAAATCGAAAACCAACAAGGTATCGATAACTTGGATGAAATCATCGAAGCTGCTGATGGTATCATGATTGCTCGTGGTGACATGGGTATCGAAGTACCATTCGAAATGGTTCCAGTTTACCAAAAAATGATCATCACAAAAGTGAACGCTGCAGGTAAAGTTGTTATCACTGCAACAAACATGCTTGAAACAATGACTGAAAAACCACGTGCAACTCGTTCAGAAGTATCAGACGTATTTAACGCTGTTATCGACGGAACTGACGCAACAATGCTTTCAGGTGAGTCTGCAAACGGTAAATACCCACTTGAGTCAGTAACTACAATGGCTACAATCGATAAGAACGCTCAAACTCTTCTTAACGAATACGGACGTTTGAACTCAGATTTATTCGAACGTAACTCTAAGACAGAAGTAATGGCTTCAGCTGTTAAAGATGCTACTAACTCAATGGACATTAAATTGGTTGTAACTCTTACTAAGACAGGTCACACTGCACGTTTGATCTCTAAATACCGTCCAAATGCTGACATCTTGGCATTGACATTCGACGAATTGACAGAACGTGGATTGATGTTGAACTGGGGTGTTATCCCAATGTTGACAGATGCTCCATCATCAACTGATGATATGTTCGAAATTGCTGAACGTAAAGCAGTTGAAGCAGGTCTTGTAGAATCTGGTGATGATATCGTTATCGTTGCTGGTGTACCAGTTGGAGAAGCTGTACGTACAAACACAATGCGTATCCGTACAGTACGTTAA